A stretch of DNA from Henriciella sp. AS95:
CTCGAAAAATGTCTGGAACGGGGCTGGCGCGTGCTTGCCGTCAGCCCTGATGTCCGCCGCCGGGGCGCGCTCGATGAAGCGCTCTGGAAATTTGACGATCAGAGCTTTCTGCCGCATGGCCAGGCTGAGGCGGCTGGGCTCGATCCGGCCCGTCAGCCCATCCTGATCACCGAGAAGACCGACAATCTGAATGAGGCGGCCGTCGCGCTGCTCATGGACGGCGCCGACATGGCGATCCACGCGCCCTATGAGCGCTGCATGGTGATGTTCGACGATGGCGACATGCCCGTCCGCAACAAGGCGCGCGAACTCTACAAGGCGGCGTCTGACGCCGGGCTCACGACGCGTTACTTCCAGCAAACCCAGCAGGGCGGCTGGAAGGAAGCTGGCTAGGAGTTCGGCTTTCCACCCGCTGGCTTGGACAGAAGCAGGACAGCAATCGACAGAACTGTAATGATGCCCAGCGTGCCGAGAATTTCCCGGCCATAGTCAGGCAGCGTTCCGGTCCAGAGCCAGATAACAGCATAAACTGCCGAAATCATCAGGGCGAGGGCGATCATCAGCCTCAATATGCCGGTCATGGTGTGTCCTTCCGATTTCTTGCTGCATGTTCCCTAAACTAGACGATACCGCCGCGCGTGTCAGCAAACTGTTGCCCCCGGCCCGCCTGCCAGTTATAGGCCGCGCCAAGCAATTCATCCGACTAATAAGGAGCCATGCATGGCGATCCAGCGTACCTTTTCCATCATCAAGCCGGACGCAACCGAGCGCAATCTGACCGGCGCCGTCAACGCCGTCATCGAGAAGGCTGGTCTGCGTATCATCGGCCAGCGCCGCATCAAGATGACCCGTGAGCAGGCTGAGCGCTTTTACGACGTCCACAAGGAGCGTCCATTCTTCGGTGAACTCGTTGAATTCATGACGTCCGGGCCGGTCGTTGTTCAGGTCCTCGAAGGCGAGAACGCCGTCAAAGCGTACCGCGATGTCATGGGCGCGACCAACCCGTCGGAAGCGGCTGATGGCACGATCCGCAAGCTCTACGCCAAATCCATCGGCGAGAACTCAGTCCACGGTTCTGATAGCGAAGAAAACGCCGCAATCGAGATTGCGCAATTCTTCAGCCTTGCGGACATCACAGGCTAAACGCGTCAAAGCCAAGATTTTGAGAGGCCCTTTCGTTCGCGGAGGGGCCTTTTTCTTTGCCGTAAACCTGCGTTAACCAACCCGCTGCAGACTCGCCTCTCAAACCTAGCAGGGCTTACAGAATGCAACGCCTCATCTACACCAGCTCGGCGCGTCACAATCTCAAGGCGCCGCACATTACCGACATCCTGACAACGTCACGCGAGAACAATCGCAAGGCCGGCGTGACTGGCTTGCTGATTTACCACGAAGGCACGTTTCTTCAGGTGCTGGAAGGCGATAAGGCCGTCCTGGACGCGCTTTACGCCCGGATCCGCAGGGACTGGCGCCATTCGGACTGTAAAATGCTGCTGAACGAGTGTGTAACCGGACGGGCATTCGCAGGATGGTCGATGCTCTACCGCCTTGGCGAAGACATGGACGCCCGCCACGTGCGCCAGCTAAGAGATATCCGCTCGGCGGTCGAGAGCTGTGAAACCGGCGACTTTGCAAGCCACCCGATGTTGAGTGTTTTCCTGCGCGCCTTCCTGAGCAATCTCAGGATGCATGACGCTGCCTGATCAGGCGGCAGGCCTCCGCAAGGGCACGCGGATAGAGTTTGTGTTCTTCTGCAAGCACGCGGTTCGCCAACTGATCTGGCGTGTCACCGGATAGAATTGGCGCCCGCGCCTGCGCGATGACATCGCCTTCATCGACGCCTTCCGTCACCCAATGCACAGAGCAACCCGCTTCCACATCACCAGCCTCAATGGCGCGGGCGTGCGTGTTCAGGCCAGGATACTTCGGCAGGAGGGATGGGTGAATATTGATCAACCGGCCAGCCCACTTGCCCACGAACCATGGGGTCAACACGCGCATGAAACCGGCAAGCGCAATGATCTCGATACCGCGATCCGTCAGAGCTTGGTCCATGGCGCGTTCAAAGCTCTCGCGGTCATCAAAATCACGATGCGGAATGGCGAGCGCTTCCACACCTGCGTTGCGGGCCGTATCCAGTCCGGCTGCGGATGCCTTGTTTGAGAGAACGAGGGTTGCAATGGCCGGAAAACCATCTTCGGCGGCCGCCTCCAGCAGGCGCTCCATATTGGTGCCACGCCCGGAAATCAGGATCGCTAGCCGCAGACGGCTCACTTTGCCGCGATCTCACCAATGATGGTCGGCTGTTCGCCCAGCGACGCCAGTTCTGACATCACATCGTCGGCGTCTTGCGGTGCTACGGCGAAGACAAGTCCGATGCCCATATTGAAGGTGCGGTGCATCTCGTCTTCTTCGACCCGGCCTTCCGCCTGCAGCCACTTGAAAACCTCCGGCACGCTCCAGCTGGTGCGGTCAAAGCGCGGCGTCAGCTGATCAGGCAGCATGCGCGGCACGTTCTCGGTAAGACCGCCGCCCGTGATATGCGCGAGCCCCTTCACCTTGGCGCCTTTGATCAGCGGCAGGGCGGCTTTCGAGTAAAGCCGCGTCGGGGTCAGCAGCGCTTCGCCCAGCGTTACGTTTGAGAAGGGGGATGCTGCGTCCCATTTGAGGCCGGTTCGCTCAACAATGCGCCGGATCAGGGAATAGCCGTTCGAGTGCGGACCTGAAGAGGCAATACCGATCAGGACGTCACCGGCGTCCATGTCGTTCATGCGAGGCAATATGTCGGAGCGCTCGACCGCGCCAACGACGAAACCAGCAAGGTCGTAATGTCCCGGCGGATACATGCCCGGCATCTCGGCAGTCTCGCCGCCAACAAGGGCGCATCCAGCCTGTCGGCACCCTTCGGCGATACCGGAGATAACCGATTCAGCGATCCCGCCTTCCAGTTTTCCGCACGCGAAATAGTCCAGAAAAAACAGCGGTTCGGCGCCCTGCGCGAGCACGTCGTTCGCACACATGGCGACAAGGTCGATGCCGACCGTGCTATGAATGCCCGTGTCGAAGGCCAGCATCAGTTTGGTTCCAACGCCGTCAGTTCCGGAAACCAGCACCGGATCCGCCCAGCCGTCCTTCTTGAGGTCGAACAGCGCACCGAAGCCGCCAAGCCCTCCCATCACGCCAGATCGCTTAGTGGCCTTGGCCAGAGGGGAGATCGCATCGACGAGGCGTTCGCCTGCCTCAATGTCGACACCGGCGTCCTTATAAGAAAGAGGAGTTTGGTCTTTGGTCGTCATGGATGAGCGCGTTAGCATGAGCGTCCTGCTTCTGCCAGCCACAACAAGCGGTTTCAGAGATGTATCAGGCCTGCTAGGAAATTAGAGACGTGGATTCGAGAAAGACATGCTGATGATTCGAGTTTTGATTGTAGGCCTGACCATGGTGTTAGGTCTGTCCAGCGCAGCGCATGCCCAAATGCGCGAAATCTACACGATCCGCGACATTGACGTTGATGAGTCGGCCGCGTCCGTCATCGAGGCCCAGCAACGCGCCTTCGCTTCGGCGCGTATCAAGGGCGCCTACCGCCTGATTGATCGTCTGACCTTGCCAGAGGACAGACGCGGCAAAATCACACCCGGCATGATTGATGTTGCAACTGCCAACCGCCTTGCAGCCGCTGTCGATGTTGAAGAAGAGACGCGCGGCGGTGGCCGTTATGTCGGCAAGATTGCCGTGGTCTATAATCCGGTCATGGTGCGGACGTTCCTGGAAGAGCGGTCCATCCCCTATGTCGACAGCTCTGCGCCGCGTGCCGTGGTCTTTCCCGTATCAAACCGGTTCGACAGTTTCACATGGGCTTCCGCCTGGCCTGACGAGTCGCAGGGAAATCTTGCTCCGTTTGTGGTTTCTCGCTCGACCGGCATATCGACGGATTCCGATTGGTTCGAACTGCGCCCTGATGTCGATGCATCGAGTGCACGGCGCGCGATCAAGGCACGCCTGACCGGCGGCACCGGTGCGTTTCGCGTTGATCTGATTTCCGTGACCGCCGCAGGCGAGACAGAGCTCGGCTCTACGCAGACCGTCGCGACCATGGAGGAAGCCGCCATGGCGGCCGCTGACGCGATGGACGCGGTCTGGAAAGACCAGTCCATCGTCCGGTCAACGACCCGTACGCCCGCGCGCTCGACGATCTTCTTTACCTCGCTTGTCGAGTGGAACACGTTGCGCACGGCGATCGCGCGCTCGCCGCTGATCTTTGACTTTGCTGTCGAGGGTCTCTCGAAAGAGGGAGCAGTTGTGAAATTTGTTTATGCCGGCGATGAGCAGAGACTTGTGAGCAATCTGCGCGAACGCGGGATAACGCTTGACCCGGACATGATGGGCTGGGTTATGACATCTGCAGTCTCCCAGTTCCCTGACACCGAGTGAAGATTGACCTCGTCTGAAGACAAGCCGAAGAAAAGCCGCCAGCTCAAACTCGACTTCCCGGAATCCGGACTGACGCTTGAGACGCTTTCGGTTACGCCGAGTAATCGCACCGCTATTGCCACACTGAAGCGATGGCCGGATTGGCGAATGCCGGCACTGGCACTCGTCGGAGGTCGAAAGTCGGGTCTGACGACCGCCGCCAGTGCCTGGGCCGCTTATGCGGGCGGCGAATTGCTGAGCGCCAAGGCGTTTGACAAGCTGTCTCACAAAAAGCTGGAAAAGTTGGCCGCCGGACCTATCGCGATCGATTTGGGGCAGGGCGTGTCGAACGAGGACAACCTTCTCTCGGCCATCAACCTTTCCTCGCGAGCCGGCGGCTCTCTGCTGATCACCGGCAATGCGTCTCCGGCGCAATGGCGTGTGAAACTGCCCGACCTCGCCTCACGGCTCAAATCAATGACACTGGTCGAGTTGGCGCCGCCAGACGACGAGATGGTCTCTATCCGCCTCAGGCGCGCAATGAAGCAGCGATTCCTCAAATTACCGGAGGGCGTAGAGACCTATTTGCTGATCCGCATTGAACGTAGCTATCTTGCCATAGAAACTTTCGTTGAAAATCTTCATGAGATGATAGATGGGCGTGAGGTAACCATACCCCTTGCCCGCGACGTCCTCGATGAAATGGATGGAACGCGGCCACTGTTTGAGGATGAGGAAGACTGATGGCGGACGCGGCTGAAACGGATCAGGACAGTTCAGCGACGACAATGAAAGGTCCGCAGCGCTTCCTGAATCGTGAGCTCTCCTGGCTGCGCTTCAATGAGCGCGTTCTCGAGGAAGCCCATAACATTTCGCACCCGCTTCTGGAGCGGCTTCGATTTCTGTCGATCTCAGCAAATAATCTCGATGAATTTTTCATGGTCCGCTACGCTGGCCTGCGGGAGCAGTTTCGCGCAGGGGTCACCAAGACCAGCCAGGAGGGCATGACGCCTGGACAGCAGGTCGAGGCGATTGAAAAACAGTCGGCCGCACTGATGGAGTCGCAGCAAGCCTGCTGGAAAGAGCTTCGCGATCTGCTCGCATCAGAGAAAATCCACGTCGAACCCGCTTCTGAACTGTCCAAGGCGGATCTCAAATGGCTGAAGACCCATTTCGAGGACAATGTCTTTCCGATCCTGACGCCTCAGGCGGTGGACCCGGCACACCCATTTCCATTCATTCCGAATCTGGGCTTCGCCGTCGCCTTCCAGCTAATCCCGGAGCACGCGGGTGCGGAGGCGATGGTTGGCTTGGTGCCCATGCCCGCTTTCTCGCCGCGCTTCATACGTCTGCCAGACAAGGCCAAACAAGGCATTCGCTTTGTCCGTCTTGAGAGTGTGATCGCTGAGTTCATGGACATGCTGTTTCCTGGCTATAGTTCCAGTGGCCATTGCGTGTTCCGCATCGTTCGAGACAGCGACATCGAGATCGAGGAAGAGGCCGAGGATCTCATTCATGAGTTTGAAATCCTGCTGAAGCAACGCCGGCGCGGCCGCATTGTCCGCATTCACATCGACGCCGACGCGCCCGATCAGCTGCTTGAGTTTATCACGCGGGAAATTGGCGCCGAACCACGCGACATCATGGTCCTCCATGGCCTGCTCGGCATGAAAAGCCTGTCAGAGCTCATCATTGAGGATCGCGCTGACCTGCAGTTCAAACCTTACGAGCCACGCTACCCCGAGCGCATTCGCGAGATGGGTGGTGACTGCTTCGCAGCGATCCGAGCGAAGGACTTCATTGTCCATCACCCCTATGAGTCCTTTGATGTGGTTGTGCAGTTCGTTCGACAGGCTGCGCTCGATCCTGATGTCATCGCGATCAAGCAGACCTTGTATCGCACGACGCTGAATTCTCCGATTGTTGCCGCCCTTATGGAAGCGGCCGAGATGGGCAAGAACGTGACAGCCCTGGTCGAGATCAAGGCGCGGTTCGATGAGGAAACCAACCTCCGTCTCGCCCGTGACCTGGAGCGGGCAGGGGTGCAGGTCGTTTATGGTTTCATTGACTACAAGACCCATGCAAAGGTCTCGCTGGTAGTCCGCAGGGAAGGCCAGAAACTCCAGACCTACACCCATTTCGGGACAGGAAATTATCACCCTGTCACTGCCCGCATCTACACCGACCTGTCTTTGTTCACCGCCGATGCGGCGCTCGGACGCGATGCCAACCGCCTGTTCAACTACATAACGGCCTACCGTGAGCCGCCCGAAAATGCACCGGATTTCGAGAAAATCTCGATGTCACCGCGCACGCTGGAGCAGACGCTGATCAAGCTCATCGACAAGGAGGCCGCCAATGCCAGGGCAGGCAAGCCGAGCGGCATCTGGGCCAAGATGAACTCGCTGGTCGACGGCGATGTCATCGATGCGCTTTACAGGGCGAGTCAGGCGGGTGTGCCGATCATTCTCATCGTTCGCGGCATTTGCTGCCTGCGGCCTCAGGTGCCGGGTCTGTCTGACACCATCAACGTCAAAAGCCTGATCGGGCGGTTCCTCGAACACTCGCGAATTGTCTGCTTTGCCAATGGCGAAAGTCTGCCCTCGGCAAAAGCAAAGGTCTTCATCTCCTCCGCAGACTGGATGCAGCGAAACCTGAAGCGGCGCGTTGAAGCTCTCGTGCCTATCGAGAACCCGACCGTGCACCGCCAGGTGCTCAACCAGATCATGATCGCTAATCTCAATGATGATGAGCAGAGCTGGGAAATGGATGGCGACGGTAGCTTTTTCCGTCTTCGTCCACCAGAGCGGGGCGACGGGTTCAGTGCCCACCGCTACTTCATGGAAAACCCCAGCCTGTCTGGCCGCGGAAATGCGCTCGTTGTGAGTATTCCACCGCGCCTCGCGCCGAAGAAACGCGGCAAGAAACAGAATGCTTAGATCGCTCACGCCAGAAAAATCTGCGGTCGTCGATATCGGTTCGAACTCGGTGCGTCTCGTCATCTATGAGGTAACGGGGTCTGCAGCGCTGCCCTATTTCAATGAGAAGGTGCTCGCCGGATTGGGGCGGGGCTTGCCGGAGACCGGACATCTCTCTCCTGAGGGCGTCACCGAAGCCATTGCTGCGCTTCGCCGCTTCCGCGCCATCCTGACGGGCCTGAACGTCACCGAAGTCATCGCTGTTGCCACGGCCGCTGTACGTGAGGCGTCAGACGGGCCCGAATTTGCCCGCCGGGCGGCGACGGAGCTCGGTGCGAAACTGAGAATTCTGTCGGGCGCCGACGAAGGAAGACTATCGTCGCTCGGTGTCCGCGTCGGCTTCGATCTGCCAGACGGCATCGTCGGCGATCTTGGCGGGTCCAGTCTGGAATTCCAACGCATCACACCCTCGGGGCAGGACGGACAGGGCGAAACGCACCCGCTTGGTCCATTCTCTCTTTCCATGGCGCCCGATACGAAGATCAGCGAGCATCGCAAGGCGATCCGCAAGGTCCTCAAACACTCCGACATCCTGAAGTCTGGTGCGCGCCGTCTCTATGCGGTTGGTGGCTCATGGCGTGCGCTCGCGAGCGTTCATATCGACATGACCGCCTATCCACTCGGCATCCTGCACGGCTACCGAATGAATGGATCGGCGATCCGGCTGCTCACGCGCGAGATCCTGTCGATCCAGCGTGACAAGGAAGTGGCCAGCCGCGTCTCTTCCATTGTGGGCCGGCGCTTCGATACCATCATACATGCCGCCCTTGTGCTCGACGAAGTCTTCGATGTTGGCGAATTCAAGGAAGTCGTCATTTCGGCCAACGGTTTGCGCGACGGCGTGCTGTTCGATCAGCGAGGTCAGGTGCTGTTCGAATCGCTCGGTAGCCCCGCCGGTGACCCGCTGCTCGATGGCACAGCAGCCTTCCTGCGCCTCGACAAGTCACAATACGAGTTTGGCCTGGCGCTGTACGATTTTGTGCGGTCGGTCCTGCCGAAATCCGTCGCCAAGCAACGTATCTTCAAGGCCGCTTGCCTCATGGCCGATTGCGGCGGTCGTTTCCACCCCGATCACCGGGCAGACATGGCGTATTACCTCATCCTCCGCTCACCTATACGCAGCATGTCACATGAGGACCGGGTCCTGCTCGCCCACGCTACCGGCGCGCGCTACACGCACAAATTCCAGCGCCCGAAAGCCTTTACCCGACTGGGCCGTGATTCCGATGACCATCTTGCTCGCGTGATGGGCGCTGCGATGCGTCTCGGGGCCGTTTATTCCGGTCGTACGGCAACGCTGCTGAAACAGGTCAGCCTGCGCACAACCAAATCCAAACTTGTCCTGGAAGTTGAGCCCGGCTGCGAGGACATGGTGTCGGCAACGGTTCGCAAGCGCCTCAACCAGCTTGGCTCGATCATGGACCTGAACCCTGAAGTGGCCGTCGCCGAAACAGTGAATGTCTAGTGTTTTGGCTCGAACAGCCGGACCTGACCATCCTGGAATGAGAGCGCCAGCTCACCCGTAAGCAAGGCCCGTGCTTTCGTACCGAAAACCTCGTTTCGCCAGCCCGTCAGCGCAGGAATGTCGTCAGACGTCTCTCCGCGGGCGATACGCTCGATATCGGCGGCATTGGCAATCAGGCGCGGCACAACGCTTATATCGTCGCTGACGGCCTTCAGGAGGACTTTCAGCATTTCCGGAGCACCGGGCGGCGTTTGGGGATTGTGCTGACGCTTCGGCAGTTTCGGCGCGTAGTATTCCGGGTCTGCCACAGCCGCTTCCACCGTTTCCAGCAGGCCTTCAGCATTGCGCGAACGAATGAAGCCGTTCGGGACAGCGCGCAGTCGGTCGAACTGTTCGGCAGTTCTGGGTTTCTGATCAGCGATTTCCTGAATTGCTTCGTCTTTAAGGATACGCCGGCGAGGACGATCCAGCGACTGCGCTTGGCGTTCACGCCATTCGGCGACCGCAACAAAGACAGCCAGATAGTCTTTATGGGTCTTCCGGAACTTCAGCCGCTGCCAGGCATCCTTGGGATCGGTGTTGTAGAGATCGGCATCGGAAAGTGCGGCCATCTCCTCCTTGATCCAGTCGAGACGGCCAAGTTTTTCCAGCTCATCGTGCATCATGATGTAGGCATCGCGCAGATGGGTCACATCGCCGAGCGCGTAAGTGAGCTGCTTGTCTGACAAGGGGCGACGTTTCCAGTCGGTGAACTGGCTCGACTTATCGATCTGCCGACGCAGCGTTCTCTGAACCAGATTGTCGTACGAAATCGAATCGCCAAGGCCGAGTGCCATCGCAGCGATCTGTGTGTCGAACACCGGAGCAGGGGGCGACCCGATGAGCTTGTTGAAAATTTCCATGTCCTGACGGGCAGCATGAAAGACTTTCACGCGAGATGTGTCTGCCATCAGATCGAGAAATGGCTGCAGGTCGAGTCCCTTGGCTTTCGGGTCGATAAGGCCTTCCACGCCGGGCGCTGACGCCTGCACCAGGCAAAGCTCTGGCCAAAAGGTCGTTTCGCGATGGAATTCTGTATCCACGCAGATAAATTCGCTTTTCGACAGGGAATCGCAGAACTTTTGCAGCTCTCCCTGTTCAGTAATGGGCGTCAGTGTCTTGTCAGTCATGGCGCGCACGCGTATCGCATCCGCAGAACAAAGGCGAGAGGCTTGCTGGTCAAAAGCTTGTCTCTCATGAGAAAATTCTCGGAGCGATAGAATGCACGCATACCGCTCGCATACATGCGGCGAACTTACGAAGTCTCACGTTGGTGAGACTGTGAAGCTATCTGGATGGCTGCACCGCCGCCGCGACCATGGTGGTGTCATCTTCATTGACCTGCGCGATCATTACGGCCTGACCCAATGCGTCTTCAATCCGGGCTCACCGGGTTTTGAGACGGTCGAGCGCCTGCGCGCCGAGAGTGTGTTGACGGTGAACGGGAAGGTAGTTGCCCGCGATGAGTCGCTGGTGAACCCGAATCTTGAAACGGGTGAAATCGAAGTCGTGGCTGGTGAAGTGACTGTGCAGTCCGCGGCCGCCGAGCTGCCCCTGCCAGTCTTCGGCGAACCCGAATATCCAGAGGAGGTCCGTCTCAAATACCGCTTCCTCGATCTTCGCCGTGAGACGCTGCACAATCACATCATGACGCGGACCAAAGTCATCGCGTCGATGCGCAAGCGCATGCAGGACAAGAATTTCACCGAGTTCCAGACGCCGATCCTGACAGCCTCGTCGCCGGAAGGCGCACGGGATTTCCTCGTGCCATCGCGTCTGCACCCTGGTGAGTTCTACGCGCTGCCGCAGGCTCCGCAGCAGTACAAGCAGCTGCTGATGGTGTCGGGCTTCGACAAGTATTTCCAGATCGCGCCGTGCTTCCGGGATGAAGACCCGCGCGCTGACCGTTTCTACGGCGAGTTTTACCAGCTCGACCTCGAAATGAGTTTCGTCACGCAGGACGATCTCTTCGACACGATGGAGCCGGTCTTCCGCGGCCTCTTCGAGGAGTTTGGTGAGGGCAAGCCTGTCACGCAGGAGTTTCGCCGCATCCCGTATGACGAGTCGATGCGCAAATATGGCTCCGACAAGCCGGACCTTCGCATCCCGATCGAGATGGAGGCCGTTACCGAGCACTTCGCGGGCTCGGGCTTCAAGGTCTTCGCAGGGATGATCGAACGGGACCCCAAAGTCGAGGTCTGGGCCATCCCGGCCAAGACGGGCGGCAGCCGAGCCTTCTGCGACCGGATGAACTCGTGGGCGCAGGGCGAAGGCCAGCCTGGCCTCGGCTATATCTTCTGGCGCGAAGAAGAAGGCGCGGTCGCTGGCGCCGGTCCGATCGCCAAGAATATCGGAGCCGAACGCACCGAAGCCATCCGCACTCAGCTCGGCCTGGAAGCTGGCGATGCCTGCTTCTTCGCAGCCGGTGATCCAAAAGCGTTTGCAACTTTCGCCGGCGCCGCCCGCGCACGGGTCGGTGAAGAGCTCGATCTCATTGACCGCGACCGGTTCGAACTCGCCTGGATCGTCGACTTCCCATTCTATGAGTGGGACGAAGAAGAGAAGCGCATCGATTTCTCTCACAACCCGTTTTCGATGCCTCAAGGCGGCCTCGATGCCTTCAACTCGATGGATCCGCTGGATCTCAAGGCCTGGCAGTACGACCTTGTCTGTAACGGCTACGAGATCGTGTCCGGCGGCATCCGGAACCATGTGCCGGAACTGATGGTCAAAGCCTTCGAAAAAGTCGGACTGTCCAAACAGGACGTCGAGGACCGTTTCGGTGGTCTCTACCGCGCCTTCCAGTATGGCGCACCTCCGCACGGGGGTATGGCGGCGGGTATCGACCGTATCGTGATGATCCTGTGCGGCGCGAAAAACCTTCGCGACATCGCACTCTTCCCGATGAACCAGCAGGCGGTCGACCTCCTCATGGGCGCCCCGGCGCCTGCGGAAGACGTACAGCTTAAAGAGCTGAATCTGAGGCTCGCACCGCAGGTCAAAAAGGATTGAGGCACAAAAAAGGGCGCCGTTCGCGGCGCCCTTGCTCAATCGGTGAACTCGAATTCGCTAATCAAATTTGAGCGCAAATGTCCCTTCCAATGGAGGGCAGGGCGCCAGCTCGATACCGTCTGGCAAATGCGTGCCGGCTGCGAGGCAGCTATTTTCGAAGTTGGCCGTCTCGAGGCCAATCGCCCCTTCGAAGTTCACCTCATTGAGGCGCATGTTCGATAGATTGGCACCGGTCAGGTCGGCTCCATCGAACGTCGCACCGGTAAGAACGGCGTTGTAGAACACCGCATTGCTGAGCTTCGCATTCGTGAACCGCGCATTGGCGAGATTTGCGCCCGAAAAGTCGACGCGTTGAGCCAGTGAATCAGAAAAGTCCGTCCGGCGCGCCGTCGCGCCTGTCAGAATGGCGCCGCGTAGCTTGGTTTGCGTCATGACCGCGCGGGAGAGGTCCGCATTGCGCAGGCTCGCCTTGTCAAAGCGCGAAGTTTCCAGATGCGCATCGACGAATTTCGCATCATCAAGCGTCGCCTGACGAAAATCAGTGTTCAGAGCAATGGCGTTTGTGAAGACAACTCCGGTCGCACGCGTCCCTCTCAACAAGGAATCAGATAAGTCTGCATCCGGATAGTTTGCGCGCGAGATGTCCCACCCTGACATGTTTCGACCGCGCAGATCACAAGCTTGGCAGGATCCACCATATGACGGCGACCAGGCAACATGGTGGCTGGTTTCCTGCGCGTCCGCAAAGTTGTTTTGTGCCATTGCCAAGGCTGCGATTGCCGCGATGGAAAGATTTAGGGCCGTGCTTCTCATGGCTTTAATTTATTGGTCCTCGACCGCTCAATTAACTTAATTCGCTGACAGGCTCTGAAAGAAGTGGCAGGTGTTGCATGCGGGTCGCACCATCACAGATGGCGGATCAGGCGCATGGCCGTACCTTTAGCCCCTTTGGAAGCATGGTCGAATTGTCCCCACACGCTCGATCCAACTGGTGCTGGGTAAGTCCCCGAGCGATGGAAAGATCAGCGCCAGAAATGTTAACGTCTGTCAAGTTTGCGCCCGCGAAATTTGAGGTCCCAACATACGCGCCAACCATGTTTGCGCGGGTCAGATCAGCGCCTGAAAAGTCGGATCGATTGAACCGAACGCCGAACATATTCGCGATTGTGAGGTTCGCGCCCGACAGGTTCCAGTCATCGAACGTTGAGAGCTGCATATCAGATTGGCGGAGCCTCGACCCTGAAACATCAACATTTTTTGCGTCCAGATAGGCGAGGTTCGCCTGGAACAGATTACAGCCCACACAGGACTGGCCGGCCTGGACCTTGGCAATCTCGCTGGCATCCTGGGCGAAAGCGCCCGCGGATATGAGCAGTCCGGCCGTTGCGATAACAATTTG
This window harbors:
- a CDS encoding DNA polymerase III subunit chi → MSDTAKPEWWFYHLKRTTLEQAAGPLLEKCLERGWRVLAVSPDVRRRGALDEALWKFDDQSFLPHGQAEAAGLDPARQPILITEKTDNLNEAAVALLMDGADMAIHAPYERCMVMFDDGDMPVRNKARELYKAASDAGLTTRYFQQTQQGGWKEAG
- the ndk gene encoding nucleoside-diphosphate kinase; amino-acid sequence: MAIQRTFSIIKPDATERNLTGAVNAVIEKAGLRIIGQRRIKMTREQAERFYDVHKERPFFGELVEFMTSGPVVVQVLEGENAVKAYRDVMGATNPSEAADGTIRKLYAKSIGENSVHGSDSEENAAIEIAQFFSLADITG
- a CDS encoding BLUF domain-containing protein; translation: MQRLIYTSSARHNLKAPHITDILTTSRENNRKAGVTGLLIYHEGTFLQVLEGDKAVLDALYARIRRDWRHSDCKMLLNECVTGRAFAGWSMLYRLGEDMDARHVRQLRDIRSAVESCETGDFASHPMLSVFLRAFLSNLRMHDAA
- the purN gene encoding phosphoribosylglycinamide formyltransferase encodes the protein MSRLRLAILISGRGTNMERLLEAAAEDGFPAIATLVLSNKASAAGLDTARNAGVEALAIPHRDFDDRESFERAMDQALTDRGIEIIALAGFMRVLTPWFVGKWAGRLINIHPSLLPKYPGLNTHARAIEAGDVEAGCSVHWVTEGVDEGDVIAQARAPILSGDTPDQLANRVLAEEHKLYPRALAEACRLIRQRHAS
- the purM gene encoding phosphoribosylformylglycinamidine cyclo-ligase, producing MTTKDQTPLSYKDAGVDIEAGERLVDAISPLAKATKRSGVMGGLGGFGALFDLKKDGWADPVLVSGTDGVGTKLMLAFDTGIHSTVGIDLVAMCANDVLAQGAEPLFFLDYFACGKLEGGIAESVISGIAEGCRQAGCALVGGETAEMPGMYPPGHYDLAGFVVGAVERSDILPRMNDMDAGDVLIGIASSGPHSNGYSLIRRIVERTGLKWDAASPFSNVTLGEALLTPTRLYSKAALPLIKGAKVKGLAHITGGGLTENVPRMLPDQLTPRFDRTSWSVPEVFKWLQAEGRVEEDEMHRTFNMGIGLVFAVAPQDADDVMSELASLGEQPTIIGEIAAK
- a CDS encoding RNA degradosome polyphosphate kinase, whose amino-acid sequence is MADAAETDQDSSATTMKGPQRFLNRELSWLRFNERVLEEAHNISHPLLERLRFLSISANNLDEFFMVRYAGLREQFRAGVTKTSQEGMTPGQQVEAIEKQSAALMESQQACWKELRDLLASEKIHVEPASELSKADLKWLKTHFEDNVFPILTPQAVDPAHPFPFIPNLGFAVAFQLIPEHAGAEAMVGLVPMPAFSPRFIRLPDKAKQGIRFVRLESVIAEFMDMLFPGYSSSGHCVFRIVRDSDIEIEEEAEDLIHEFEILLKQRRRGRIVRIHIDADAPDQLLEFITREIGAEPRDIMVLHGLLGMKSLSELIIEDRADLQFKPYEPRYPERIREMGGDCFAAIRAKDFIVHHPYESFDVVVQFVRQAALDPDVIAIKQTLYRTTLNSPIVAALMEAAEMGKNVTALVEIKARFDEETNLRLARDLERAGVQVVYGFIDYKTHAKVSLVVRREGQKLQTYTHFGTGNYHPVTARIYTDLSLFTADAALGRDANRLFNYITAYREPPENAPDFEKISMSPRTLEQTLIKLIDKEAANARAGKPSGIWAKMNSLVDGDVIDALYRASQAGVPIILIVRGICCLRPQVPGLSDTINVKSLIGRFLEHSRIVCFANGESLPSAKAKVFISSADWMQRNLKRRVEALVPIENPTVHRQVLNQIMIANLNDDEQSWEMDGDGSFFRLRPPERGDGFSAHRYFMENPSLSGRGNALVVSIPPRLAPKKRGKKQNA
- a CDS encoding Ppx/GppA phosphatase family protein — encoded protein: MLRSLTPEKSAVVDIGSNSVRLVIYEVTGSAALPYFNEKVLAGLGRGLPETGHLSPEGVTEAIAALRRFRAILTGLNVTEVIAVATAAVREASDGPEFARRAATELGAKLRILSGADEGRLSSLGVRVGFDLPDGIVGDLGGSSLEFQRITPSGQDGQGETHPLGPFSLSMAPDTKISEHRKAIRKVLKHSDILKSGARRLYAVGGSWRALASVHIDMTAYPLGILHGYRMNGSAIRLLTREILSIQRDKEVASRVSSIVGRRFDTIIHAALVLDEVFDVGEFKEVVISANGLRDGVLFDQRGQVLFESLGSPAGDPLLDGTAAFLRLDKSQYEFGLALYDFVRSVLPKSVAKQRIFKAACLMADCGGRFHPDHRADMAYYLILRSPIRSMSHEDRVLLAHATGARYTHKFQRPKAFTRLGRDSDDHLARVMGAAMRLGAVYSGRTATLLKQVSLRTTKSKLVLEVEPGCEDMVSATVRKRLNQLGSIMDLNPEVAVAETVNV